The Candidatus Hydrogenedentota bacterium genome has a window encoding:
- the mtnA gene encoding S-methyl-5-thioribose-1-phosphate isomerase gives MLRPVVWENRALTIIEQTRLPGEHRLETLHSLAAVWNAIQTLQVRGAPAIGICAAFGVLVGLIERAPASLAPARAAVEEIADYLASSRPTAVNLFWALDRMRAVSRAVDPAATPAAFFDRLETEAEAILAEDLETGRRIGEAGANLVREGAGILTHCNAGALATGGEGTALAPLYHAKEAGRQFHVYADETRPLLQGARLTAWELQQNGIDVTLICDSMAAVLMREGKIDLVIVGADRVAMNGDAANKIGTYGLAVIARAHNLPFYVAIPSSTLDPALADGSGIPIEQRAPEEITHWRGERLAPEGVAVYNPAFDVTPAGMISGIITEYGLIQPPYEINLKRCVRLAQPAPGTPAA, from the coding sequence TTGCTTAGACCCGTTGTCTGGGAAAACAGAGCGCTTACCATCATCGAGCAGACCCGGCTGCCGGGCGAGCACCGCTTGGAGACGCTGCATTCGCTTGCCGCCGTGTGGAACGCGATCCAGACCCTCCAGGTGCGCGGTGCGCCCGCCATCGGCATATGCGCGGCGTTCGGCGTGCTCGTCGGCCTGATCGAGCGCGCCCCGGCATCCCTCGCGCCGGCCCGGGCCGCCGTGGAGGAAATCGCGGACTACCTCGCCTCTTCCCGCCCCACCGCGGTGAACCTGTTCTGGGCGCTCGACCGCATGCGCGCGGTAAGCCGCGCCGTGGATCCCGCCGCGACGCCCGCGGCGTTCTTTGATCGCCTGGAAACGGAGGCGGAAGCCATACTCGCCGAAGATCTGGAGACCGGCCGCCGCATCGGGGAAGCGGGCGCGAACCTGGTCCGCGAGGGCGCCGGAATCCTGACCCACTGCAACGCGGGCGCGCTAGCAACCGGCGGCGAGGGAACCGCGCTCGCCCCCCTGTACCACGCGAAAGAAGCGGGCCGTCAATTCCACGTGTACGCGGATGAAACACGCCCCCTCCTCCAGGGCGCGCGGCTGACCGCCTGGGAGCTCCAGCAGAACGGCATCGACGTGACGCTCATCTGCGACAGCATGGCCGCGGTGCTGATGCGGGAAGGCAAGATCGATCTGGTGATCGTGGGGGCCGACCGCGTGGCCATGAACGGCGACGCCGCGAACAAGATCGGGACCTACGGGCTCGCCGTAATCGCGCGCGCACACAACCTCCCCTTCTATGTGGCCATCCCCTCAAGCACGCTCGATCCCGCGCTGGCGGACGGTTCGGGAATCCCCATCGAGCAGCGGGCCCCGGAGGAGATCACGCACTGGCGCGGGGAGCGCCTGGCGCCCGAAGGCGTCGCGGTCTACAATCCCGCGTTTGATGTAACACCCGCCGGCATGATTTCTGGCATCATAACCGAGTACGGCCTGATCCAACCGCCCTACGAAATCAACCTGAAACGGTGTGTGCGGCTGGCGCAACCGGCGCCAGGAACCCCGGCGGCCTGA